In one window of Helianthus annuus cultivar XRQ/B chromosome 17, HanXRQr2.0-SUNRISE, whole genome shotgun sequence DNA:
- the LOC110922189 gene encoding uncharacterized protein LOC110922189 → MVEDRIKKLEDDSKLEKEKHGGRKPCSYKEFMACKPPVYNGEVDPIVCQRWLSDIEGVFERTHCDVNDYVAYGTGQLRNQAKDWWDNKKREIGAEAVKIMTWDEFKTPFLKHHSPKAVMNKIKQEFMQLRHKNETIDKITATFMDKMKFCDDLVTNEEQRIYYYHNMLSAEYREFITPSKYETLTEIINAAREREIELKKSIERGERRAPDVNPSPTKKARTSESSKKSDTKGGSPGCKICGKGHKGECHYKDKPCPICKKTGHIALSCPEKVTVCYNCYRTGHKKAECPELVENKGGQEQKGEAPKAKARSFQLTAAEAKIEPDVVSGKEAGASSGQTGVDARLKGSL, encoded by the exons atggtagaagatagaatcaagaaattagaagacgactcaaaacttgaaaaggaaaaacatGGAGGGAGAAAACCTTgctcatacaaggaattcatggcttgcAAACCACCGGTAtacaatggggaggttgacccaatagtgtgccaaagatggctaagtgatatcgaaggggtattcgagagaACCCATTGTGATGTAAATGACTATGtggcctatggtacgggtcaactaagaaatcaagcaaaagattggtgggataacaagaagagaGAGATCGGTGCTGAGGCTGTTAAgatcatgacttgggatgaattcaagacgccatttctgaagcatcatagccccaaagcggttatgaataaaatcaagcaagaattcatgcagctcaggcacaaaaacgagaccatagacaagatcacggcaaCGTTTATGGATAAAATGAAGTTTTGTGATGATCTTGTAACAAACGAAGAACAAAGGATATATTAttatcataacatgttgagtgccgagtatagagagtttatcaccccttccaaatacgagacccttaccgagattataaatgctgctcgggaaagggaaatAGAGCTGAAAAAGAGTATCGAAAGGGGTGAACGGAGGGCACCTGATGTAAATCCCAGCCCTACCAAAAAGGCACGAACAAGTGAGAGCTCAAAGAAGTCTGATACGAAAGGCGGGTCACCGGGTTGCAAAATTTGCGGGAAGGGCCATAAAGGCGAATGTCATtacaaggataagccttgtcctatatgcaagaaaacgggacatatagccttatcatgcccggagaaggtaacggtttgttacaattgttacCGAACGGGTCATAAGAAAGCAGAGTGCCCGGAGTTGGTTGAAAATAAGGGTGGGCAGGAACAGAAAGGTGAAGCCCCCAAAGCAAAGGCGAGGTCTTTTCAACTAACAGCCGCTGAAGCAAAgattgaacctgacgtggtctcag GAAAAGAAGCCGGGGCATCTAGTGGACAAACCGGTGTGGACGCTCGTTTGAAGGGCTCGCTTTGA
- the LOC110921418 gene encoding uncharacterized protein LOC110921418 gives MGDGPRGVEIFPDHFQASTSGVETPQTRSPSTSCSKSESEHSSSSRLWAKRRLKSAASILNLLSPRKLSWVNDTNGQEKVVLSSAEVKSLQSELADLEEREAHLRARLEHTDEILRSCLLSGYLYMRTRWETLPGEPLPLDDMEVDDWLPRFVVLHGPCIYLYFLCTDISPQDSTLLSDIIEVGPMPHVVEEDGETRYYFYIVTRLGMRYECSSTSKIQVDSWLTALVPEIIGSEQDIGGYYWSWVRHPESDIELKEWQECQEVINMVRLSNDRDSWIWNIERQDGFSVNSVKKTLISERGNSHLPNFEWCKWVPIKCNIMAWKGNLDRLATKVNLRKRNVDIASVMCHFCDEYEETVDHLFTACSVAIRGGKKMKKIIHGLVITSCWCIWKSRNELVFKQIKRSPQDILIEIKSRGFRQQPMFSNLFKSLLPLLLFSLFSLQPTPPPLPPPPPPPLTPPPPPPPTFDTTTTAAVGFLPETSSSSHHNQNPQPLCSVLILSPNSPFSVIFSQIWRMSSQIFRSASRAARSIVSSASKQKRLFSEGRSVAAATAVSVKGVLPALASFGRDHSGNSSSTWIAGALALPAAAYMLQDQEAHAAQMERTFIAIKPDGVQRGLISEIIARFERKGFKLVAIKLVTPTKSFAQKHYHDLKERPFFDGLCDFLSSGPVLAMVWEGEGVIKYGRKLIGATDPQKSEPGTIRGDLAVVVGRNIIHGSDGPETAKDEINLWFKPEELTNYTSNQEKWVYGVN, from the exons ATGGGTGATGGTCCTAGAGGAGTAGAAATTTTCCCGGATCATTTTCAGGCTTCAACGTCTGGCGTGGAGACCCCTCAAACAAGAAGTCCATCCACTTCCTGTAGCAAGAGTGAATCAGAG CATAGTTCCAGCAGCCGTTTATGGGCAAAAAGAAGGTTAAAAAGCGCTGCATCCATTTTGAACTTGCTCAGTCCACGGAAGCTTTCATGGGTAAATGACACAAATGGGCAAGAAAAG GTTGTATTATCTTCGGCAGAAGTAAAATCCCTTCAATCAGAACTTGCTGATTTAGAGGAAAGAGAAGCTCATCTGAGAGCTAG GCTGGAACACACTGACGAAATTCTGCGTTCTTGCCTTCTTTCAGGCTACTTATACATGAGAACC AGATGGGAAACATTACCTGGAGAACCACTTCCTCTTGATGACATGGAAGTCGATGACTGGCTTCCTCGTTTTGTTGTTCTTCATGGACCATGCATCTATTTGTATTTTCTGTGCACAG ATATAAGCCCTCAAGACTCCACCTTGTTATCTGACATCATTGAAGTGGGGCCAATGCCACATGTCGTTGAAGAAGATGGCGAAACTCgatattatttttatatagtAACTCGCCTTGGAATGAGATACGAGTGTTCAAGCACTTCTAAAATCCAG GTGGATAGTTGGTTGACGGCGTT GGTTCCAGAGATAATTGGATCAGAGCAAGATATTGGAGGCTATTACTGGAGCTGGGTTAGACATCCCGAGTCTGATATAGAGCTTAAAGAATGGCAGGAGTGTCAAGAAGTGATCAACATGGTGAGATTGTCAAATGATAGAGACTCATGGATATGGAACATTGAAAGACAGGATGGTTTCTCGGTGAATTCTGTGAAAAAGACATTAATTTCTGAGAGGGGAAACAGCCACCTCCCGAATTTCGAATGGTGCAAATGGGTGCCAATCAAATGTAATATTATGGCATGGAAAGGTAACTTGGATAGACTTGCAACCAAAGTCAATTTGAGAAAAAGGAATGTGGATATCGCATCGGTTATGTGCCATTTTTGCGACGAGTATGAGGAAACGGTGGATCATTTGTTTACAGCATGTTCGGTGGCTATTCGG GGTgggaaaaagatgaagaagattaTCCATGGATTGGTAATTACTTCGtgttggtgtatttggaaaaGTAGGAACGAGTTGGTTTTTAAGCAGATCAAGAGAAGCCCGCAAGATATTTTGATAGAGATCAAGTCGAGAGGTTTCAG ACAACAACCCATGTTTTCTAACCTCTTCAAATCTCTTCTCCCTCTTCTCCTCTTCTCCCTCTTCTCCCTCCAGCCGACACCACCTCCtctgccaccgccaccacctccacctctgacaccaccaccacctccgccgCCCACCTTtgacaccaccaccaccgccgccgtcgGGTTCTTGCCggaaacatcatcatcatcaca TCACAATCAAAACCCTCAGCCTCTCTGCTCAGTGCTCATACTCTCCCCAAACTCACCATTTTCAGTAATTTTTTCACAAATTTGGAGAATGAGTTCACAGATTTTCAGATCTGCTTCACGAGCCGCTAGGTCGATCGTCTCATCTGCTTCTAAGCAGAAGCGTCTCTTCTCCG AAGGACGATCTGTTGCTGCTGCTACAGCTGTTTCGGTCAAAGGAGTCTTGCCAGCTCTAGCTTCTTTTGGGCGTGATCATTCTGGAAACTCATCCAGcacatggattgccggagcactCGCTCTCCCTGCTGCAG CATACATGCTTCAAGACCAAGAGGCACATGCAGCACAG ATGGAGCGCACTTTCATTGCTATCAAGCCAGATGGTGTGCAAAGAGGACTG ATTTCAGAGATCATAGCTCGGTTTGAACGTAAAGGCTTTAAACTCGTAGCCATTAAACTTGTGACCCCTACTAAGTCCTTTGCTCAGAAGCATTACCATGATCTTAAGGAAAGACCATTTTTTGATGGGCTGTGTGACTTCCTTAGCTCTGGTCCCGTTCTTGCCATG GTTTGGGAAGGTGAAGGTGTTATCAAGTATGGGCGTAAACTCATTGGAGCCACAGATCCACAAAAATCAGAACCGGGAACTATCAGGGGTGATTTGGCTGTTGTTGTGGGAAG GAACATCATCCATGGAAGTGACGGTCCAGAAACCGCCAAGGATGAAATCAACTTATGGTTCAAACCAGAGGAGTTGACGAATTACACAAGCAACCAAGAAAAGTGGGTCTATGGAGTCAACTAA
- the LOC110921184 gene encoding NAD(P)H-quinone oxidoreductase subunit S, chloroplastic encodes MANSFNLPTLHLHKSHFLGHTQFTNLHPKPPSSFPTPKHHITTPHAKFNLYEILGGRGLCNGEEGLQQELKKPPPEQQPPPEQPPSSTTGQEDPATFTVPEDGFEKELLGLTGGFPGGEKGLKDFIEKYPPPKKTSSSSSLTTNESLTRKAKAPELPLLMPGMIAIVKNPNSPYHMYCGIVQRITDGKAGVLFEGGNWDRLITFKLNELERREKGPPMVSPRSVVLEEQMKNSG; translated from the coding sequence ATGGCAAACTCCTTCAATCTCCCAACTCTCCACCTTCACAAATCCCACTTTCTTGGCCACACCCAATTCACCAACCTCCACCCCAAACCACCCTCTTCATTCCCAACACCAAAACACCATATCACAACCCCACATGCAAAATTCAATCTTTATGAAATCTTGGGTGGCAGAGGTTTATGTAACGGTGAAGAAGGCCTTCAACAAGAGCTCAAAAAACCACCACCAGAACAACAACCACCACCGGAACAACCACCATCTTCCACCACCGGTCAAGAAGATCCGGCCACATTCACCGTACCAGAAGATGGTTTTGAAAAAGAGTTGTTAGGATTAACCGGTGGATTCCCGGGTGGTGAAAAGGGTCTTAAAGATTTCATAGAAAAATACCCACCACCCAAAAaaacatcttcttcatcatcattaaccaCCAATGAGAGTTTGACACGTAAGGCGAAAGCGCCTGAACTGCCATTGTTGATGCCTGGAATGATTGCAATTGTGAAGAATCCAAACAGTCCTTATCATATGTATTGTGGGATTGTGCAGAGGATTACTGATGGGAAGGCTGGGGTGTTGTTTGAAGGTGGGAATTGGGATCGGTTGATTACGTTTAAGTTGAATGAGCTCGAACGAAGGGAGAAGGGGCCGCCGATGGTTAGCCCGCGATCGGTTGTGCTAGAAGAACAGATGAAGAATAGTGGTTGA
- the LOC110925952 gene encoding uncharacterized protein DDB_G0283697 yields the protein MPRSSRSKSHKQSKHSSKEAREYSGSDEDVRTKDNKSSNGGKDCSVSGERVKHVKDLVNGGSSDRWNGGSSDDKGLAVSIENKDKEVIKSKDLSKVVGELKSKSSRRHDSDSGSASLAVSEKDSRGEKRKSEKESVRKESGLYKEHKESKEKEKERGSDRGRKGHSDKVGVEASAKGENQSGKRGKEVTEWPIEEELRNPELEKELEKRMRRRGEASSDKDKYQDSIKETEDRRLSSKNDRTKDERHKNEEYGDIREPRQKDEKHREDGERDRKNRDVKHRGESERYNKHRDDKYDKYDKYREDKYSEDGNKETKYKDDKYIEIGDKDERSRDRKRRQDDDRDYRQKEEKRTHDSKYRDAPEAKRLRDDNAGTDSRHTKTSNRDGSPVYDDRVARYKDDKDRRRGNEKDESSDYRSRSSMKEQRSELEKRSSAKDDSVSERGRLSSRYADVEINTSHSRRRSSPSGSSYPTRDHHRVTKQDETKYPDHAYEDRGRYNAHSSRDYNSAPGQSDKKVTSKDDSYTGGDLPAEKRMRPESRSSPQVDKSPSSSIERRSLIKSDARKNLDLEESVPGSRSGGAKDGYKDGKGSRELVNDAHINNELSQVDNDNLSVSSPYSRNSHFSEDERSKSNNRHRRMGDPNMNRGQSQYQGQGQSQGNWKNVPNWPPPMATGGYIPFQHVPPPMFHPLMQQFPPPIFGRPPMKLNPGLPYHVPDHGRPLGWRNQVDESVPPPLHVFGDESHLYGRVDWDRRSQLNNQEWDQNAGSSMEGQLGQQKDEYSGQRPNDEYGPTDQLDESGQNQLHIQPEILNLDKNGHEAQKPGGSPKIAEVVKEDNSSIITQAYLSRVDVSKDLTQPELYDQCISMMDLDQEDFSQPVDFDCKILYFEESVEANVTDSASLFSAVNDSIFQKAMFLYKKQKEEFRPVNKENVIHKEKGGSDDDAKPADEVAAAEDTSMEVNKENDEQPNKPEEATGMEVDHAVVIKQEEVPESTVAEVKESLAASSCKVEDATDDEKNGDSVVLSDDVSSAEVAVMPTESIEFGSVNLNRIHHHSPESTH from the exons ATGCCGAGAAGTTCGAGAAGCAAATCGCACAAGCAAAGCAAGCATAGTTCGAAGGAAGCGAGAGAGTATTCCGGTTCCGATGAGGATGTTAGAACGAAGGATAATAAGAGTAGTAATGGCGGTAAGGATTGTTCAGTTTCTGGAGAACGTGTGAAGCACGTTAAGGATCTGGTTAATGGTGGAAGTAGTGATAGGTGGAATGGAGGGAGTAGTGATGATAAAGGATTAGCTGTAAGTATAGAGAATAAGGATAAGGAGGTAATTAAGTCGAAGGATTTATCGAAAGTTGTCGGTGAATTGAAGAGCAAGAGTAGTAGGAGACACGATTCGGATAGCGGGAGTGCGAGTTTAGCGGTATCGGAGAAGGATAGTAGAGGGGAGAAGAGGAAGTCTGAGAAAGAGTCTGTGAGGAAAGAGAGTGGTTTGTATAAGGAGCATAAGGAATCgaaggagaaggagaaggagCGCGGTTCGGATAGGGGAAGGAAAGGTCACTCTGATAAGGTCGGCGTTGAGGCGTCGGCGAAAGGTGAGAATCAATCGGGCAAAAGAGGAAAGGAAGTTACTG AATGGCCAATAGAAGAAGAGCTAAGAAACCCCGAGTTAGAAAAAGAGCTCGAGAAGAGGATGAGAAGAAGAGGAGAAGCCTCTAGTGACAAAGATAAATACCAAGATAGCATAAAAGAAACTGAAGATAGACGTTTGTCTTCAAAAAACGATCGTACTAAAGATGAACGGCATAAAAATGAAGAATATGGAGACATTAGAGAACCCCGCCAAAAGGACGAAAAACACCGTGAAGATGGTGAACGTGATAGGAAAAATCGGGACGTTAAACACCGAGGTGAAAGTGAAAGATATAACAAACATAGGGATGATAAATATGATAAGTATGACAAATACCGTGAAGATAAGTATAGTGAAGATGGTAATAAAGAAACCAAATATAAAGATGATAAATATATTGAGATCGGTGATAAAGATGAAAGAAGCAGGGACCGGAAACGCAGGCAAGATGATGATAGAGACTATAGACAGAAGGAAGAGAAGAGAACACATGATTCCAAGTATCGGGATGCACCCGAAGCCAAACGTTTGAGGGATGATAACGCGGGTACCGATTCACGTCATACAAAGACAAGTAATCGAGATGGAAGCCCAGTTTATGATGATCGTGTAGCTAGATATAAAGATGATAAAGATAGGAGAAGAGGTAATGAGAAAGATGAATCTAGTGATTATAGATCCCGTAGTAGTATGAAAGAACAACGATCTGAGTTAGAAAAGAGATCAAGTGCTAAAGATGACTCAGTTTCTGAACGAGGAAGACTCAGTTCTCGTTACGCTGACGTGGAAATTAACACTAGTCATAGTCGCCGTAGGAGTTCCCCTAGTGGGAGCTCTTATCCAACAAGAGATCATCACCG GGTTACGAAGCAAGACGAAACCAAGTACCCGGATCATGCTTATGAAGATCGAGGTCGATATAACGCTCACTCGAGCAGAGATTACAATTCTGCCCCTGGGCAATCAGATAAGAAagtgacctcgaaggatgatagtTACACGGGTGGTGATTTACCGGCTGAAAAACGAATGAGGCCTGAATCACGTTCTTCCCCACAAGTCGATAAATCTCCGTCATCAAGTATCGAACGCAGGAGTTTGATAAAATCTGACGCTAGAAAAAATCTCGATCTTGAAGAATCGGTCCCGGGCTCTCGTAGTGGCGGCGCTAAAGATGGTTATAAGGATGGTAAAGGAAGCCGAGAGTTGGTGAACGACGCACACATAAAtaacgaattatcacaagttgatAACGATAATTTATCGGTTTCGTCACCGTACTCAAGAAATTCTCATTTTTCTG AAGATGAGAGAAGTAAGTCAAACAATCGGCACCGGAGGATGGGTGACCCGAACATGAATAGAGGTCAAAGTCAATATCAAGGTCAAGGTCAAAGTCAAGGTAATTGGAAAAACGTCCCTAATTGGCCTCCCCCGATGGCAACCGGTGGTTACATTCCGTTCCAGCATGTTCCACCGCCTATGTTTCATCCACTTATGCAGCAATTCCCACCACCAATATTCGGTAGACCGCCAATGAAACTTAACCCTGGTTTACCTTATCACGTTCCTGACCATGGTAGACCACTCGGTTGGCGGAATCAAGTGGACGAATCAGTCCCACCTCCTTTGCACGTATTTGGTGATGAATCTCACTTATACGGTAGGGTCGATTGGGACCGTAGATCTCAATTGAATAATCAAGAGTGGGACCAAAATGCTGGATCAAGCATGGAGGGGCAATTGGGTCAACAGAAAGACGAGTATTCGGGTCAAAGACCAAATGATGAATATGGGCCGACAGATCAGCTTGACGAGAGTGGGCAAAACCAACTCCATATCCAGCCCGAGATCTTGAATCTTGATAAAAACGGTCATGAAGCTCAGAAGCCAGGTGGCAGTCCGAAAATCGCTGAGGTTGTTAAGGAGGATAATAGTTCTATTATCACTCAAGCTTATCTTTCTAGGGTTGATGTATCCAAAGATCTTACTCAACCCGAGCTGTATGACCAGTGCATTAGCATGATGGACTTGGATCAGGAAGATTTTTCTCAACCTGTTGACTTTGACTGCAAGATTTTGTATTTCGAG GAGAGTGTAGAAGCCAATGTTACCGACAGTGCTTCACTATTTTCTGCCGTAAATgattctatttttcag AAAGCGATGTTTCTGTACAAGAAGCAAAAAGAAGAGTTTCGTCCGGTGAATAAAGAAAATGTTATTCATAAAGAGAAAGGTGGTTCAGACGATGATGCCAAACCAGCAGATGAGGTGGCAGCTGCTGAGGACACATCTATGGAAGTaaataaagaaaatgatgaacaaCCGAATAAACCTGAGGAAGCGACGGGTATGGAGGTGGATCATGCTGTTGTAATAAAGCAAGAGGAGGTGCCCGAGTCAACAGTGGCTGAAGTGAAAGAGAGTCTTGCAGCATCATCCTGTAAGGTTGAAGATGCAACCGATGATGAGAAGAATGGTGATTCAGTGGTGTTATCTGATGATGTGTCAAGTGCTGAGGTGGCAGTGATGCCAACTGAGTCAATTGAATTTGGGTCAGTAAATCTAAATCGGATACATCACCATTCTCCTGAAAGTACACATTGA